The genome window TCCACCTGACCGTCTCCGAACTCCAACTCCGCGAGATTTCCCAGCACCACGGCTGCCCCAGCCTCGTCTCCCCCCAGGGCGGTGTATGCGGCTAGCGCCTTGGTGTATTCCTCGCGCGCCGCTACGACATCACCACGAGCCCAATGAATAATCGCTTGCATGTTCAGGCACTCAATCACTCCCGGTGCATCCGCCACCGCGCGCATCGCCGCAAGCGCGCGTGCGCTCGCATCACTCGCTTCTTCAAGGCGGCCCGCCATTTGATAGAGACTAAGCGCAAGAGCGTGGAGCGCCCAAGCCTGCCCCTTCTCGTCGCCCACCGATTGGTATAGCGCGAGGGCGCGTTGCGCACAATCGCGTTTGCGCTTGCCGGAGGAAGCTACACCTAGCGTACGCCACATTCGCGCCGCCACCAGCGGGTGCATGGATTCGGCAAGGCCTGCTTGCGCTAAGCGGATCCAATACTGCCCTTCCTCTGTGAGCCCACCATGAAACCAAAGCGACCCTAGCGCTCCGGCGACAGCACCACCCAGCGCCAGATCGTGGCCGCCTTTGAGTGCCCACTCCAACACAGCGCGATAGTTGTCCAGTTCCAGTTCGACGCTCGTCAGCCACGCCGCCGTCGAGCCTGTGCCAACGCGCTCGTCGGCATCATGCGCCCGATCACAAAAATACGCCGCGTGACGGTGGGCTAACCGCTCGTGTTCGCCCGCTGCAACAAGTATCTTCAGCGCATAGGCGCGCGTGCTTTCAAGCAAATGGCAGCGTTCTCGCTCGCCCGCGGTGTCGGTCACGACCAACGACTTATCGGTCAGCGAAGAGAGCAAGTCGAAAATGTCGAGCTCATCGAGGTCCTCGCCGCCGCAGACGCTCGTTGCAGCATCCAATCCAAATCCCCCCGCGAACACCCCGAGACGCGCGAACAATAGCTGTTCTTGCGGCGTGAGTAAGTCGTAACTCCAGTCGATCATCGCGCTTAACGTCTTCTGACGCGGAAGCGCGTCGCGGCTGCCCCCGGTGAGGATCCGAAAACGTTCGTCGAGGCGTTGGGCAAGGTTGGGGATGCTCAGAATCTTGACTCGCGCAGCCGCAAGCTCGATCGCCAACGGAATGCCGTCGAGCCGCTTACATACCTCGGCCACGATGGGTGCGGTATGGTCGGTGAGCGTAAAGCGCGTATCGGCGGCCGCGGCGCGATTGGCGAACAGCAGGATTGCCCCGTACTGCAACGCTGTCTCTGCGGTTAAGCCGGCAATATCGGCCGGAAGCGGCAGCGGTGGAAGCCGATGTACGATTTCGCCAGTGATATCGAGCGCTTGTCGCGACGTAGTGAGGATTGCGACTTGCGGTGCAGACGTAACTATCGACGTCACGATTCGGGCCGTCGACTCTAACATGTGTTCGCAGTTATCAAAGATGATGAGCAACGTCTTCGGCTTGAGCCACTGGGCGATCGTCTCGTCGACGCGCTGGTCCTGTTGCTGTCGCATGCCCAAGGCCTGCGCGGTCACGCTCGACACCAGTTCTGGGTCGGAAATCGGTGCAAGATCGACAAACCACACCCCGTCGGGATAGCGATCGAGCAACTCTGCGCCAACGTGCAACGCGAGCCGCGTTTTGCCAATGCCGCCCGACCCAACCAGCGTAAGCAAACGATGGCGCTCGAGCAGTTCGCCGACGTCGGCGACATCGTGCTCCCGCCCGACGAAACTCGTGCGCTGTATCGGAAGATTGTTTGGGCGTGCGTCGAGCGATCGCAGCGTTGGAAATTCCGCCGGTAATCCCTCAATGCTGAGTTGCCACACGTGCTCGGGTTCGGTGAGATCTTTTAATCGGTGCGAGCCGAGATCGAGTAGTGACGCGCCTGCTGGCAGATCGCTGAAAGCGAGATCTCGAGTGACGCTCGATAATAGGATCTGGCCACCGTGACCGATCGACATCAGTCGCGCGACGCGATTGACGGCCGGTCCGAAGTAGTCACCCTGACGTTCCGCAGCTTCGCCGACGTGTACGCCAATGCGAATGGTCAATCCGCCGATTGCACGGAAGTCTTGCTCGACCAGTGCACGTTGCACTTCACACGCCGCCGCAACCGCGTCGGAAACGCGCGCAAACACAACGCAAAACGCATCTCCAACGGTTTTGAACACATAGCCGTCGCGCCGTTCGATGGCATCGCGCACGAGCGCGTCGTGGCTTTTGACAGCATCGTCCATCGCGTCGCGGTGCGATTCCCAGCGTTGCGTTGAACCTTCGATATCGGTAAAGAGAAACGCAACCGTGCCGGTCGGACGCGCCGAACCCGGACCCGAGTCGAGCGAGTTGACCATCGGTTTGGCGTTTCGTGTTAAGCCGCTTTCCCCTACGCCGAATCATCGCAAGAACTGCGCTTCCAGGCTTTGTCAAACACAACGCCGTCGGCAACCTTCGCAAGCGCATGAACGATATCTGCAAATTGGGACTGGAGGCGCACGGCTGCGCTAAAATACAGATTTCTGTCGTTGCAGTGATCTGCACGAAAACCGCGTGCGGGGCCAGCCCCGTGAAGTACCGAACGCATCGGATCGTGCGGCCTCTGCATCGGCTCGCCATCGGCGTATTCTGCATAGCACTGGGTGCGTGCTCGGGTCACGTAACTCCGATCGCGCCGATCTTGTCGACGCCCAATCCCGCGCCCGCCCATGCAATCGTCCAACTCGGCCTCAATACAGGGGTCAAGCCCGGGCTCAACGTGTTGTTGAGCGTCGGCGGCGCACCAAACCACCGGTTTCTGCTCGACACGGGATCGACCGGGCTTTGGGTCTATCCGCATGCGATCGGACGTTACACGGCGACGCCATACGTCGTGACAAATTCGTACGGCAGCGGCCTGATGTACGAAGGTGTCTTGGCCTACACGACGGTCGACTTCGGTAACGGGCTCGTCACGCAAAAAATACCGGTCGCGCTCGTTCGGCGGGCGACTTGTGTGTCGAGCGCAACATCCTGTCCGGCGACTCCGAATCAGCAAAACTGCCCGGGCGTGAAGCCGGGGCCGGATGCGGGGATTCGCTGTTTGGAAGCCGGGCGCAAATTATTCGGCACGTTCGGTGCGGCACTCGCAACGATTCCCGTCCCCTCGACGAAGCCGGTCACCGAGCTGTACAACGTTCTGTTTGGAATCGACCAGCCGTGGGCGGCCTCGTTTGTGGTTACACCTTCGGCAATCGAA of Candidatus Tumulicola sp. contains these proteins:
- a CDS encoding adenylate/guanylate cyclase domain-containing protein — translated: MVNSLDSGPGSARPTGTVAFLFTDIEGSTQRWESHRDAMDDAVKSHDALVRDAIERRDGYVFKTVGDAFCVVFARVSDAVAAACEVQRALVEQDFRAIGGLTIRIGVHVGEAAERQGDYFGPAVNRVARLMSIGHGGQILLSSVTRDLAFSDLPAGASLLDLGSHRLKDLTEPEHVWQLSIEGLPAEFPTLRSLDARPNNLPIQRTSFVGREHDVADVGELLERHRLLTLVGSGGIGKTRLALHVGAELLDRYPDGVWFVDLAPISDPELVSSVTAQALGMRQQQDQRVDETIAQWLKPKTLLIIFDNCEHMLESTARIVTSIVTSAPQVAILTTSRQALDITGEIVHRLPPLPLPADIAGLTAETALQYGAILLFANRAAAADTRFTLTDHTAPIVAEVCKRLDGIPLAIELAAARVKILSIPNLAQRLDERFRILTGGSRDALPRQKTLSAMIDWSYDLLTPQEQLLFARLGVFAGGFGLDAATSVCGGEDLDELDIFDLLSSLTDKSLVVTDTAGERERCHLLESTRAYALKILVAAGEHERLAHRHAAYFCDRAHDADERVGTGSTAAWLTSVELELDNYRAVLEWALKGGHDLALGGAVAGALGSLWFHGGLTEEGQYWIRLAQAGLAESMHPLVAARMWRTLGVASSGKRKRDCAQRALALYQSVGDEKGQAWALHALALSLYQMAGRLEEASDASARALAAMRAVADAPGVIECLNMQAIIHWARGDVVAAREEYTKALAAYTALGGDEAGAAVVLGNLAELEFGDGQVEQAVRLAEEALGIQSRGKNASTLADSYLNLAAYRIALGDMDGARETARTGLHWARQTQYALGIAIALQHIALLLALRGEVSDAARLIGYVNLQYKELGSEREATETWSYEKLIAALHEPLSEAAIDKLAAEGATWSEDRAIEAAHTA